In Candidatus Polarisedimenticolia bacterium, a single genomic region encodes these proteins:
- a CDS encoding UvrD-helicase domain-containing protein codes for MNPASPGLRFHRLDKAKDRNFWSVRVSGDIRLIVHRLANSLTLCYVDHHDRAYSWAERRKLEIHPKTGAAQLVELRETVQEIVVPVYVAREAQASAKPRLFADKPDDVLFGYGVPREWLDDVRKVDEDSLLLLADHLPAEAAEALLELATGGQPRVAVPMPTAVGPFDHPDAQRRFRVMTNVQELERALDFPWERWTVFLHPEQREWVERDYSGPARVTGSAGTGKTIVALHRAVQLARRHPSARVLLATFSDALASALRTRLRRLVGNEPRIAERIDVTSLDALGLRLHKALLGPVKLATPMVVRDLMRAASGAVGEHKFSLQFLMTEWEQVVDGWQLHGWEAYRDVARLGRKTRLPEAQRKTLWVIFERVREALRIRGLTTQPAVFEALATEMPESRNPPYDHAVIDEAQDVTVTQMRFLAAMLGARPDGLFFAGDLGQRIFQQPFSWRSLGVEIRGRSRTLRVNYRTSHQIRERADRLLGPEIVDVDGNVENRSDTISVFNGAPPMIRVVANPDEERAVVGQWLGEETKAGLQPHEIGVFVRSAAQLDRATAAIQAAVLPWKVLDDHVETASGHVAVSTMHLAKGLEFRAVAVMACDDEVIPSQERIETVGDDSDLKEVYDTERYLLYVACTRARDHLLITGVDPASEFLDDLRQ; via the coding sequence GATCGTCCATCGCCTGGCAAACAGCTTGACGCTCTGCTACGTCGACCACCACGACCGTGCCTATTCCTGGGCCGAACGCCGGAAGCTGGAGATCCACCCGAAGACCGGGGCGGCCCAGCTTGTCGAGTTACGCGAGACGGTCCAGGAGATCGTCGTGCCGGTCTATGTCGCGAGGGAGGCACAGGCATCTGCCAAGCCGCGCTTGTTCGCCGACAAGCCCGACGATGTGCTGTTTGGTTACGGCGTGCCCCGGGAGTGGCTGGACGACGTCCGGAAGGTGGACGAAGACAGCCTATTGCTCCTGGCGGACCACCTGCCTGCGGAGGCCGCCGAGGCGTTGCTCGAGCTGGCGACTGGGGGGCAGCCACGGGTCGCCGTGCCGATGCCGACTGCCGTCGGCCCGTTCGACCATCCCGACGCACAGCGGCGCTTCCGGGTCATGACCAACGTGCAGGAGCTTGAGCGCGCGCTCGACTTCCCGTGGGAGCGATGGACCGTCTTCCTGCACCCCGAACAGCGGGAGTGGGTCGAGCGCGACTATTCCGGACCGGCTCGGGTCACCGGGTCCGCCGGAACGGGCAAGACGATTGTGGCCTTGCATCGCGCCGTTCAACTGGCTCGCCGGCATCCCAGCGCGCGCGTCTTGCTGGCGACCTTCTCGGATGCGCTGGCGAGCGCGTTGCGGACCCGTCTGCGGCGTCTGGTCGGCAACGAGCCGCGAATCGCCGAGCGGATCGATGTCACTTCCCTGGACGCTCTTGGCCTGCGCCTGCACAAGGCGCTTCTCGGCCCCGTCAAGCTGGCCACCCCGATGGTAGTGCGCGACCTGATGCGCGCAGCGTCGGGAGCGGTCGGCGAGCACAAGTTCAGTCTCCAGTTCCTGATGACCGAATGGGAGCAGGTCGTCGATGGCTGGCAGCTACACGGCTGGGAAGCCTACCGCGATGTCGCCCGGCTCGGGCGGAAGACACGACTGCCCGAGGCGCAACGAAAGACGCTGTGGGTCATCTTCGAGCGAGTGCGCGAGGCCCTCCGGATACGGGGGCTGACAACGCAGCCCGCCGTATTCGAGGCCCTCGCCACCGAGATGCCCGAGAGCCGGAACCCACCCTACGATCATGCCGTGATCGATGAGGCGCAGGACGTCACCGTGACCCAGATGCGGTTCCTCGCCGCCATGCTGGGCGCGCGCCCCGATGGCCTCTTCTTTGCGGGCGACCTGGGGCAGCGCATCTTCCAGCAGCCGTTCTCTTGGAGGTCCCTGGGTGTGGAGATCCGTGGCCGTTCGCGGACGCTGCGCGTGAACTACCGTACCTCGCATCAGATTCGGGAGCGTGCCGACCGCCTGCTGGGTCCCGAGATCGTCGACGTGGACGGCAACGTGGAAAACAGGAGCGACACGATCTCGGTGTTCAACGGTGCGCCGCCCATGATCCGCGTCGTTGCGAATCCGGATGAGGAGCGGGCAGTCGTTGGACAGTGGCTCGGGGAAGAGACGAAGGCGGGACTGCAGCCCCACGAGATCGGCGTCTTCGTCCGCTCGGCTGCGCAACTGGATCGCGCAACAGCGGCCATCCAGGCAGCCGTTCTGCCGTGGAAGGTCCTCGACGACCATGTCGAAACGGCCAGCGGACACGTGGCCGTCAGCACCATGCACCTGGCAAAGGGCCTCGAGTTCCGGGCCGTCGCCGTCATGGCCTGCGACGACGAAGTGATCCCGTCGCAGGAGCGAATCGAAACGGTGGGGGATGACTCCGATCTGAAGGAAGTGTACGACACCGAGCGCTATCTGCTGTACGTGGCGTGCACGCGCGCGCGGGACCATCTCCTGATCACCGGGGTCGATCCGGCGTCCGAGTTTCTGGATGACTTGAGGCAGTAG